The genome window CTCCATCGTCCCGTCCGCTACGGCAatctgcctctgcctctgcctcaCGACGTCGTTGTCCACCCATAAAACTCAATTGCTCATCTCCTGACCTCCTTGCTGCAAGTTGCGAGATCGTTAAAGAGACAGGCAGGATGGGAACAATATGGaatgagagaagaagggcaataGCGGAAAATAAAGGAGTAGAAGGACGCGTCAGTAATTCCGATCTTACCATCTTATTATGGTGTGTGACTTCCACTTACTCTAGCAATGCTTTTGCCTCGTTCACTTTCCCGGCGAGATATGGCGCACCTCCTCGATCGGGATGGTTTGCCAACATGAGATGTCGATGAGCGTCTTTCAGTCTGTTGGAAGTGACTGGCTCTCTGCGGAACAAAAGGTATATCGTGTCAGTACATACGATGCAGTGACACTCCAACAGAAAGAGGAACTATGGAAGCAGTAAGACGATTGCCCTCCCAATCACGTAGTCCATCTCGCTCTTAGGCAGGACATTCCGATGACGAAACCATAAACAAACATATACAAAAGAAGTCAAACTCACTTCAATCCCAGTATTTGTAATGCCTCCGCTTTATCCATCTTGCCCTTGAATCCACCCTTCAAGAATGGTGATGCGCCAGATGCTGTCGCTCTGAACATCTGATAAGCGACTCGACCGCCCAAACCTGCGCCGAGGATGGAAAGACCGAGTACGAGAGCGGATGccattgtgtgtgtgtgggtgtgggtgtggggTGTTGGGAGTATCGAAGTATGGGTcaggtggatatggatatATGCCTCGCGCTGGATCTAAGGTTCTGAATCGTTTAGATGTCGCAGTGAGGACTAGTTGTAAGTAATTATGGTTGAGTAATGCAGATGTTGTTGGTGACGTATAGCGACGGTTGAGCGGCAAATAACCTCGAGTGATTTATGTAGAAATCTCGAGATCAATGACAAGTGACGAAGTGGTCAACGGTGCCATCCGCCACTTTCTTCAAAACACCGAAAAACACCGACCACACCCTTGTTCACGAAAAAAGAAACTGCCACATTCACGATTCTCACCGTAGACCTCTCCCCTGACCCCTCACTGTGGTGGATGCATCCTTGGTTGTATGCAATTTCAACAAAACCTTTCTCGACGTTTGACGTTTGACCTTCAACCTTCAATCGACAACCAACAAAAAAAGAAGAGTAGATAAAATGGCTCCCGTTAAGAAGTCCAAGTCCGCCAAGGCTTCCGAGTCTATCAACACCAAGCTTCAGCTCGTTGTCAAGTCcggaaaggtgagtgcgacagGAGCATTTGAGCGGAGCGAAAATGCGAGgacggaggagaggatgtcaaggagaCCGACAATGTGGGGATGTAGAGCaacagagagagaaagaaatgGGAAGAGCGTGAAGCGTATGGCCTGGcggggtggaagggaagggacagCAAGCAGAAGGGTTGGGCTGACATTGGACATATGATTCGCAGTTCACTCTCGGCTACAAGCAGGCTCTTAAGCAGCTCCGATCTGGCAAGGGTGCGTTACTTTTCTCATCTACGTGAAAGAGGCGGAGGATGGACGATGgacgatggaggaagaggaggaggatgttgtgTACTAGGGACTGGAGCCATCATGGCTGAGAAGGTTCCCTCGCTGACGTTTGGTTCACTCTTTCTACTTTCCGCCCTTCCTCAACTTTCAACGTATCGCATCAATAATACAAACCTACTAACCATCCCACTCAAATGTGCCTGGATGGACATCGAATTACACACCCACTCAACACATCAAACACCAAACAGCCAAGctcatcttgatctccaAGAACTGCCCTCCCCTCCGAAAGTCTGAGATCGAGTACTACGCCATGCTGTGAGTGCTCACTTCCCCTATCTCAGTCGTGGCCTGGCTAGTACTTTTGTGCGCATCGTTCGTGGTCCGAGCGGTTGACTGACGTCAATTGCCCTTCCACAGTTCCAAGACCAACGTTCACCACTACGACGGTTCCAACGTTGACCTCGGTACCGCCGCCGGTAAGCTCTACCGAGTGGGTGTGATGTCCATCCAGGACGCTGGGGACTCTGACTTGGTGAGTAAACCTGCATCTAACTCAAACGAACTCGTCTGTACCaatcgctgacatcttcctctctgttCGTTTGTAACCTATAGCTCCAGGTCGAGACTGCTTAAGCGTGATGCATTGTATTCATACGGGACATATCTTTCTGCTTTGCATATTGGGTTCATTGATCAATCAATACATCTATCCATTCATTACGCCGTGTACTAACTATCTGGTGATTCGTATAAGACGGACTTGTGTTCCAGCGTCCAGAGCAGAGTCCCAGAAAGTTGGGCTGGAAGAGTCCATTGGCGGAACATCGATATCTTCCGTGATCAAACCATGTTGTTCTGCGAGGTGTGAGGGTGTCAGTCAGTCAATGAAGACGTTACATGTGATGGAGGGAAAGTGTGATCGTGCGCGAGAGCAGGAGTTGCAGGGAGGTAACCGGGACAAGACGAAGACTCACTGCAGGTATTGAGAAACTTGTCAAACGTCTCTTGATTTCTAACTGTCGCCGAGATGATCGCACATTGTCCTTCATCCCCCTTGTGTAACAAAACATCAATTGCATCGACGAGAGGAGGCACGAGATCCGGATCGTAAATCTGCAATGAGACGAGTGCTCAGCCTTGTGTCGTTGTACATTCTATTCAAACAGCGGGATATAGACACTCACTACGTCGGCTGCGACAATGGTCCGACGTTCAGATTCGAGTTGTGTCCAGGTTCCCGGTCGATCTGCCCGAGGTCTCTTTGCGTCCGTCCAATCTAAAGCTCTCACTGACGGTGTGATAGCGCATTCGTCTAAAGATGTCGATTCTGATCAGCAATCAAGATCACCGCTAGCCGCCTACTTCTCCACGGCGTCGTAAAACACTCACTCAACGCAATGTTACTCCTCAATCTGCCCAAAGGCGTCCTGAAGCCCGCTCcctgctcgtcctcttcgtgcccttcctcatcatcaccgagatcTGTACCGATTACGTTTACGCCTAACTGACCAAGAAGGAGTGATACGAATCCCGTCCCTGCGCCAAGTTCGACAACGCCTCGAGTCACGTCGGAAGGGGGTAAGAGGAGATTTGAATGATGGAGGATATGATGTGCGAGATGGAGAGCAGCGGTCCTGCAATATCAGTACACCGTATGAGCATGTATCGCGCCAAGGTCACACTCTCGACACGTAGCAGTGAATGTAACTGTAGTGGATGTGCTAGGCAAGAGCAACTTACCACGTTCGTAAACCCGTTGTTCCACCTTGAATAGCAATTTGCTCTTCGAGCAAAgtgatcctcctctcttcgagTTGTACCGAAGTTTGCGGCGTGTCTGACTTTTCCTGTCGGCGTCGTGAGACAGACTCCATGGAGACAGGACTATCGTATATGAATGTGCGGTAAGATGTTTTGGGTCTGATAGAGGTACGAAGGGTTAGTATTTGATTTGCCCTTCATGTGGCCGCCGCACTGTCgacctccccttccaccactcaAGAGGTCGAAAGATGAACTCACGCTGTGGAAGGTCCTGCTTCTGGAAGTGTAGAGGTCGGATGGGAGGATACCATGAGTCCAGCCAATATCTCGTAGAATCTCTCATCGACCTCCTATCACGCCACGTTTGTCAGCTACAGATCCCCATGATGTGACGAAATGACAAGTGAACAAGGCCAATTCGCATGTTCCCCGACAATGAAGTTCAgtaggaaggtgaagaaaTACGTCCCGAAATCAGTATCAACTTacagcttcttcatcgccatcttcaATCTTCCGCGACACACCGCGCTCTAAACGATCTACAAGCTTTCGCAAGACTTGTTTCTTGTACCCTGCTTCTGGCTCCTTCAGTCTCGCTTtacctttccccttcatACTCGGTTCTATCCGCATAGACTTTTCTTCGGGCAGTCCCTCGATCTCGGTGTTGCAGTCGGcgacgatatcatcatcgtccaagAGCAGTAGATCGTTCAGCAAGTAGCGTTGTGCGATATCACTGGCGAGTGTGGAAgcaggagggagggagaggaggtatGGTGGATAAAGCGCGAAATATTGTCGTCGGAGAGTGAAGAGCAAGCTCCACTCGTTTTTTGAGAGGAAGTCGGATCCAATCGTCATAGTCGCCACAGATACAGAGCTGAGGgcgagatgatggtgatgatcgaCTAAAACTTAAGGAGTGAGGTCGATGTACAAGTAATTTTGCTTCCCAAGGAAATTTTGGTGTGCACCTTCGAGTACTGCGAGTGGGTGGACAACCTGAGTGGAGGTCAAATTACAATCAACTTGGCTCGTAATCGCCTATATCATCTATCTTGATCGGTGGTCCCCTGCCTGTCTGAATCGCTGTTGATGTCGCGACTCATGCTGTCAAAACTAGAGACACACCACAGATAGCTTCTATACATGCTACTTTATGCTTTGGTTGTAAATATGTGTACTTGTACAATACACTATGAATGAGCCTCGAAATATGTGCTATCCCgttctcctcatccccaGGTCTCCACCATGATGAACAGAACACCAATCTCCACATGGTCCTACTTCGATACACTTGACACCTACTCTGATCCGCCCCAACACATCCCTTCGAGCTCTGTGAACGCTGGAAGATCAATCCCTTTCACACCCATCACCACACCCAagaccatctcctccatacCTGCCAACCAACCCTTCTCAATCCGTTTACTCGCAAATCTCCATCCACTACCCTCGATCCCTCCTGCACTGAAGCTCACTGCGCCTTCTACGACACCGCTCGCGTTGACAGTCCCATTAAGAACACCTAAGGTCTCACACATTCTCCTGCACAAGATGGCAAATGTGTTCGCTCTGAATTCAGGTTTCTGGAGAGCCGTATCGAAGATCACTCGAGTGAGAACACCAATCGCTCCGGGTACATTGCGCATAGCCGTTCGAGTCGACGGAGGTGCGAGGAACACCAGCGAGTAGAGCGAAAGAGCAAGACATTCGTAGTACCCCAAACAATCTTCGATGGAATGCATCGCTTCGAATTGTCGCCGATTTACAGGGAACAGTTTGATCAAGCTTTCGAAGAGCGACACAAGCTCGGAGGCTGGGACAGAGCCCAAGACTTCTCGATTCGAATCGCTTTGGGCGAGCTTGCAAAATGCTTCAAGGGCTCGGTCGACAGAGAGAATGACGGCGGGCGGGACCTCGCGAATGGAGACAGCGACAGAAGGACCGTAAACAGGCTCCCGAAGGGTGAGGGTCTCCCAGCCGCaagagaggaaggttgaCAAGAGTCGGAAAATCGCGACAGTCGCTCGTTGTGGGACCGAGCGAAGGTTGATATACGTACCGATGTTAGTCACTATGCAGACGCAATCTCGCCTGACTCGTGCGAGTTCCAGAATAGAATAGGGCTTGTGAGGACCGCTCGGTTTCAAGTCGTCACCTGGCATTCGACAGAGGCGGGCATCGGAGACACAAGCGAGTAAGTTGAAGAGTTCACAACGCGAGCCCATCATCTCTTGGTTGCCCTGGAACATCGAAAAGTTCCGCAAGATGTTCAAACCAGCCAGTACGAGATCGGTCTGACCCCCTGTTTGATCCCTAGGTTTGGGAGCAGCCAAGTCGGTCTCGTCGTCATTGAGGGAGAAGTCGAAATCCCGTCCGAGCTGTTCGAGTTCGAGGAAAGTCAACTTGTTGAGGTCTGTCTTCGAATCCGTTGCTTTCGTCGATCCTGCCTCCCAGGTCTTATGCCatccttcccacccttcttcgccaaaaGCTGCCTCACCGATGAGCTCTAGCAATTCCGCGAAGATGTCCTGAAGATGATGCAAAGGCAATCCGGCGATGTTCTCCTCAGGATGGGGCATGGACAACATGGACAGCACCGTCATGGCGTATCCCAGCTCCTGAGGCATGCGCGATCTCAGACCCATGAGTATTGCTTCCATGTCCACAATAGCCAGATCGTGAATCGATCGAGTCCCTTGACTCAAGGAGTGTTTCGCAAAAGTCGCCGTGACGAGATTTCGGTCCCAACCCCCAAGGGTTGGTAGCGGTTTCTGAATCGGTCGATATTCTACCTTGTATCGCGCTCGTTTAGGTGTCGGTGGCCTTTCAGGTGGGGGACCGGTCATGGGAAGAGGGGTAGAAGGAGTAGATGTCTTTTCGTAATGTCAGCGAATATCGTTACAATGAGAATCATTCCGCTCACCACTTCATAACCAATggtcttctcacccttcttgtctCTCTTCCGTTTCTTGGCCGATGCAGCACTCTCTGGCGTGCTAGTGACTATCGCTATAGGAGACGAAACCTGAGATGTGGTCTTGATGGGTGTTGGTACAGGCCGGCCCGAcgcgtccttcttcttcccaccgcGCTTGCTGGGCTGTCGTCCTCTCTGCGCGCCATGATTCATCGCGTCTCCAGGAGAGGGGAACGACGGTCCACCAGAAGCGGGGGAAGGCGGAAGCATCGATGTGGGCGTGGGTGCATTCATCattgaagagggagaaggcgcGTTGATCGGGAATGTATTACCGTTGAGGGGAGGGACACCTtgtggaggcggtggtggcggacgGCCGGTAGCAATAGCTGTAGCAGCTTGACGTTGATAGATGGCTTGCCGTTGCTTGGTCATGTGCACTTCGAACGCTTGCAGCCAGGCGAGGTACGCGGTGAT of Kwoniella shandongensis chromosome 3, complete sequence contains these proteins:
- a CDS encoding 60S ribosomal protein eL30, with amino-acid sequence MAPVKKSKSAKASESINTKLQLVVKSGKFTLGYKQALKQLRSGKAKLILISKNCPPLRKSEIEYYAMLSKTNVHHYDGSNVDLGTAAGKLYRVGVMSIQDAGDSDLLQVETA